The window AAGATTCCTAACTCGCACAAAGATAATACCAAAGTAGGGCTTGCCTTCATGAATGGCTAACGTTCCAAAATCCGCATCATGAGTTAATACCCAACATTTTTCCTCATACGCAATCTCAAGGAGTTCATCGTCACTTTTACCGTGCCACCGTTGTTCCTTGGTGTCTAACACATCCAACCCTTGATTTCTGAGGAAAGCCACAACCTTCGGAGAAATGTTTTCATCAGTGAGAATTCGTAACTCTTGAAACTTCATGCTGCTGGCTCCAACGCAAGATATACCTCATTCCTGTAGGACTGGGCGGTATATCTCAGACAAGCGAGAATGTCCTCTTTGGTTAAATGAGAATAATCCTCGAGAATCTCTTCTTCGCTTACACCAGAAGCAAGTAAGTCAAGGATGAACTCAATGGATATACGAGTTCCCTCGATGATGGGTTTTCCTCCGAGTATCCTCGGGTTTACAACAATTCTTGCCATCTTTATATCTCCTTCTGTTATTGTATTATCAATGCCTAACGATTGAGCTCACCTGCTGCGAGGGGGAATTACCACTAAACTTTGTAAGCAAGATAAAACTCTGGTAAA of the bacterium genome contains:
- a CDS encoding DUF433 domain-containing protein, with product MARIVVNPRILGGKPIIEGTRISIEFILDLLASGVSEEEILEDYSHLTKEDILACLRYTAQSYRNEVYLALEPAA
- a CDS encoding DUF5615 family PIN-like protein; amino-acid sequence: MKFQELRILTDENISPKVVAFLRNQGLDVLDTKEQRWHGKSDDELLEIAYEEKCWVLTHDADFGTLAIHEGKPYFGIIFVRVRNLQSHNVIKVCNQLLHHNVDLSPQSLVVVEETRIRIRQASID